Proteins encoded within one genomic window of Amycolatopsis sp. 2-15:
- a CDS encoding SDR family oxidoreductase, with the protein MVVNLTNSPTFDEASLAFFQASMDNLLAAAEKAGIGHFVILSIVGVDQVSGLDYYRAKTLQEDLLKAGPVPYSIVRATQFMEFIDSVLSWTADDDTVRLPETLLQPVAAADVAATVAEVAAGAPLNGTLDLGGPDTYPLDELGRITLAAKGDSRTVTVDNNAGVFGAVTDAVLTTKDGARIAPTRYADWLK; encoded by the coding sequence GTGGTCGTCAACCTGACCAATTCCCCGACCTTCGACGAGGCCTCGCTCGCGTTCTTCCAGGCCTCGATGGACAATCTCTTGGCCGCGGCCGAGAAGGCGGGCATCGGGCACTTCGTCATCCTGTCGATCGTCGGCGTCGACCAGGTTTCCGGGCTTGACTACTATCGCGCCAAGACGTTGCAGGAGGATCTCCTCAAGGCTGGTCCGGTTCCGTACTCCATCGTCCGGGCTACTCAGTTCATGGAGTTCATCGACTCGGTCCTGTCCTGGACCGCCGACGACGACACCGTCCGCCTGCCCGAAACGCTGCTGCAGCCCGTCGCAGCGGCTGATGTTGCCGCCACCGTCGCGGAGGTTGCAGCCGGCGCGCCCCTGAACGGAACCCTCGACCTGGGTGGCCCGGACACCTACCCGCTGGATGAGTTGGGTCGCATCACCCTTGCCGCCAAGGGCGACAGCCGCACGGTGACGGTCGACAACAACGCAGGCGTGTTCGGCGCCGTAACCGACGCCGTCCTCACCACCAAGGACGGGGCCCGCATCGCTCCCACTCGCTACGCGGACTGGCTGAAGTAG
- a CDS encoding alkaline phosphatase D family protein, whose amino-acid sequence MATFSLDRRRFLTLAGGTVGAVALGAGQLAEAAELDPAPFTLGVASGEPDHTSVVLWTRLAPDPLDAATGGMPAEPVQVTWELARDEGFRHVIARGAVTAMPESAHTVHVLATDLAPDRWYWYRFTADGVRSRTGRTRTLPAPGAKPDVMRFAFVSCQSWAGGPYPAYRDLAGQDLDFVVHLGDYIYETTKGGLDEFRRLHALYKTSPDLRAAHARFPFFLTWDDHEVQNNYAGDVAGGAGDGRPFLERRANGYQAYYEHLPMRPEQQAHGPDALMYRRMSFGRLAEFSILDTRQYRSDQALGDGRKEPTGEVFDPARTLTGPEQERWLLDGLAASKATWNVIAQQTIMAQFDYDLGPGKIVNLDQWDGYPPARARILDFIARERPANPVVLSGDWHTHWVNDLKTDFDDPHSRTIATEFVGTSISSGAGWDADVRLGLPANPHVKFYNGTYRGYVKCVVTREKWRSDLRIVLNASDAASPAYTIAAYEVRDGVPGAYRVDDGDGLAGVVTDRANGKPLGNVEVAVHREDGSRLVAVTTDPAGEYVAFAPAGAYTLRVNGVGYDLASVPVQIGATGGSTVDFRLTRSVAGAATGRTVPGPQSQATASDFVLANDLLALAISAGTTDPQLPGVTLGKPLDLAALGHLDQLDWMNLPYASAAQPRGGNAWQQLTVRATAVELISPTEVRVTGASTAVAGIGVVTTFGVRTGEPWVRAETVFTNTADAARTFWLGDVLDHDGTGQRSGIAGHGTITASAPADFTPTAPWLGMTGSDRQTYGLLYDEPGFTVYACGIWAMTQRQITLAPGAAFTLGRRIAALDNGGGADPFAVLAGL is encoded by the coding sequence ATGGCGACGTTTTCTCTGGATCGGCGGCGGTTCCTGACGCTGGCCGGTGGCACGGTCGGTGCGGTGGCGCTGGGGGCGGGGCAGCTCGCGGAAGCGGCGGAGCTGGACCCCGCGCCGTTCACCCTGGGGGTGGCTTCCGGCGAGCCCGACCACACGAGCGTGGTGCTGTGGACGCGGCTCGCGCCGGACCCCCTGGACGCGGCGACCGGCGGAATGCCGGCCGAGCCCGTGCAGGTGACGTGGGAGCTGGCGCGCGACGAAGGGTTCCGCCACGTGATCGCGCGCGGGGCGGTCACCGCGATGCCCGAGTCGGCGCACACCGTGCACGTGCTGGCGACAGACCTGGCGCCGGATCGGTGGTACTGGTACCGCTTCACGGCTGACGGCGTCCGCAGCCGTACCGGCCGCACGCGCACGCTGCCGGCGCCCGGGGCGAAGCCGGACGTGATGCGGTTCGCGTTCGTGTCGTGCCAGTCGTGGGCGGGCGGGCCGTACCCGGCCTACCGCGACCTGGCCGGGCAGGACCTCGACTTCGTCGTGCACCTCGGCGACTACATCTACGAGACCACAAAGGGCGGCCTCGACGAGTTCCGTCGGCTGCACGCGCTGTACAAGACCTCCCCGGACCTGCGCGCGGCACACGCGAGGTTCCCGTTCTTCCTCACCTGGGACGACCACGAGGTGCAGAACAACTACGCCGGCGACGTCGCGGGCGGCGCCGGGGACGGCCGGCCGTTCCTGGAGCGGCGCGCCAACGGTTACCAGGCGTACTACGAGCACCTGCCGATGCGCCCCGAGCAGCAGGCACACGGTCCGGACGCGCTGATGTACCGGCGGATGAGCTTCGGCCGGCTCGCGGAGTTCAGCATCCTCGACACGCGCCAGTATCGCTCCGACCAGGCGCTGGGCGACGGCCGCAAGGAACCGACCGGCGAGGTGTTCGACCCGGCGCGCACGCTCACCGGACCCGAGCAGGAGCGCTGGCTGCTCGACGGGCTCGCCGCGTCGAAGGCCACCTGGAACGTGATCGCGCAGCAGACCATCATGGCGCAGTTCGACTACGACCTCGGGCCGGGCAAGATCGTCAACCTGGACCAGTGGGACGGCTACCCGCCGGCCCGCGCGCGCATCCTCGACTTCATCGCCCGCGAGCGGCCCGCCAACCCGGTGGTGCTGAGCGGCGACTGGCATACGCACTGGGTCAACGATCTCAAGACCGACTTCGACGACCCGCACTCACGCACGATCGCCACCGAATTCGTGGGCACGTCGATCTCGTCGGGCGCCGGCTGGGACGCCGACGTCCGACTGGGCCTGCCGGCGAACCCGCACGTCAAGTTCTACAACGGCACCTACCGCGGCTACGTGAAGTGCGTGGTCACCCGCGAGAAGTGGCGCAGCGACCTGCGGATCGTGCTCAACGCGAGCGACGCGGCGTCGCCCGCCTACACGATCGCGGCCTACGAGGTGCGCGACGGCGTGCCGGGCGCGTACCGCGTCGACGACGGCGACGGCCTGGCCGGGGTGGTCACCGACCGCGCGAACGGCAAGCCGCTGGGCAATGTCGAGGTCGCCGTGCACCGGGAGGACGGGTCGCGCCTCGTCGCCGTCACGACCGACCCGGCCGGCGAGTACGTCGCCTTCGCCCCTGCCGGCGCCTACACCTTGCGCGTCAACGGGGTCGGCTACGACCTGGCGTCCGTGCCGGTGCAAATCGGCGCGACCGGCGGGTCCACAGTGGACTTTCGGCTGACGCGGTCGGTGGCCGGCGCGGCGACGGGCCGCACGGTGCCCGGCCCGCAGTCGCAGGCCACCGCGTCGGATTTCGTGCTGGCCAACGACCTGCTGGCGCTGGCGATTTCGGCCGGCACCACCGACCCGCAGCTGCCCGGTGTCACGCTGGGCAAGCCGCTCGACCTCGCCGCGCTCGGGCACCTCGACCAGCTCGACTGGATGAACCTGCCCTACGCCTCGGCGGCGCAGCCGCGGGGCGGCAACGCGTGGCAGCAGCTGACCGTGCGGGCCACCGCCGTCGAGCTCATCTCGCCGACCGAGGTCCGGGTGACCGGCGCGAGTACCGCGGTGGCGGGCATCGGCGTGGTGACCACGTTCGGCGTGCGCACGGGCGAGCCGTGGGTGCGCGCGGAGACCGTGTTCACCAACACCGCCGACGCGGCCCGCACGTTCTGGCTCGGCGACGTCCTCGACCACGACGGCACCGGCCAGCGCAGCGGCATCGCCGGCCACGGCACCATCACCGCCTCCGCGCCCGCCGACTTCACCCCCACCGCCCCGTGGCTGGGCATGACCGGCTCCGACCGCCAGACCTACGGCTTGCTCTACGACGAACCGGGCTTCACGGTGTACGCGTGCGGCATCTGGGCCATGACGCAGCGGCAGATCACGCTCGCCCCCGGCGCCGCCTTCACCCTGGGCCGCCGCATCGCCGCCCTCGACAACGGTGGCGGGGCCGATCCGTTCGCGGTGCTCGCCGGTCTCTGA
- a CDS encoding TraR/DksA family transcriptional regulator, whose protein sequence is MLVRAQVQALLRQAQDELVALGQAAERVHAGVYETCERCGGPISEGRLAALPARRTCIACANRM, encoded by the coding sequence GTGCTGGTACGAGCGCAGGTCCAGGCACTGCTGAGGCAAGCCCAAGACGAACTCGTGGCACTCGGCCAAGCCGCCGAGCGGGTGCACGCGGGCGTCTACGAGACCTGCGAACGCTGCGGCGGCCCGATCTCCGAAGGCCGGCTCGCCGCCCTGCCGGCGAGGCGGACTTGCATCGCCTGCGCGAACCGAATGTGA
- a CDS encoding DUF5914 domain-containing protein, whose product MGFRHRLDRRWPEGWPIRPFGEPRWAAQRPTFAECNPAVIDAAVERAEARPSGNWYMLAASRQVRPDRPFGRSIGGRELVAWRTRSGDVRAGPGVCPHLGAPLAEARLDCDELVCRWHGLRVGDRRRAGWSPLPVFDDGVLVWARLDQLGGEPPTAQPTVPARPRQSGSVDAVATVIGVCEPADVVANRLDPWHGAWFHPYSFARLKVLEAPLGTDVDDRFLVEVTFRLAGRWGVPVVAEFFCPGPRTVVMRIVEGEGVGSVVETHATPLGVGVDGRPRTAVIEAVVAASERAGFAVARKAAGALRPLIRRTAERLWRDDLAYAERRYLLRTTDPVRGTPARSSEAGDD is encoded by the coding sequence ATGGGGTTCAGGCACCGGCTCGACCGGCGGTGGCCGGAGGGCTGGCCGATCCGGCCTTTCGGTGAGCCGCGGTGGGCCGCGCAGCGACCGACGTTCGCCGAATGCAACCCCGCTGTGATCGACGCCGCCGTGGAACGGGCCGAGGCCCGGCCGTCCGGGAACTGGTACATGCTGGCCGCGAGCCGTCAGGTCCGGCCGGACCGGCCGTTCGGCCGGAGCATCGGCGGCCGTGAACTGGTCGCCTGGCGTACGCGCTCCGGCGACGTACGGGCCGGGCCGGGTGTGTGCCCCCACCTGGGCGCGCCGCTGGCCGAGGCCCGGCTCGACTGTGACGAGCTGGTGTGCCGCTGGCACGGCCTGCGGGTCGGCGACCGGCGACGGGCGGGCTGGTCGCCGCTCCCGGTTTTCGACGACGGTGTGCTGGTCTGGGCACGGCTGGATCAGCTTGGCGGCGAACCGCCGACCGCGCAGCCCACCGTCCCGGCCCGGCCCCGGCAGAGCGGCAGCGTGGACGCGGTGGCGACCGTGATAGGCGTGTGCGAGCCGGCCGACGTCGTCGCGAACCGCCTTGATCCGTGGCACGGCGCCTGGTTCCACCCGTACTCGTTCGCTCGGCTCAAGGTGCTCGAAGCACCCCTCGGCACAGACGTCGACGACCGGTTCCTCGTCGAGGTGACCTTCCGGCTGGCGGGGCGATGGGGAGTACCGGTGGTCGCCGAATTCTTCTGCCCCGGCCCGCGCACCGTGGTGATGCGCATCGTCGAAGGCGAAGGAGTGGGGAGTGTGGTCGAGACCCACGCCACCCCGTTGGGCGTCGGCGTGGACGGGCGGCCGAGGACTGCGGTCATCGAAGCGGTTGTCGCGGCTTCCGAGCGGGCCGGGTTCGCGGTCGCGCGCAAGGCCGCCGGTGCGCTTCGCCCGCTGATCCGCCGCACCGCCGAGCGCCTCTGGCGTGACGACCTCGCCTACGCCGAGCGCCGCTACTTGCTGCGCACGACCGATCCTGTCCGGGGGACTCCTGCCCGATCCTCCGAAGCCGGGGATGACTGA
- a CDS encoding polyprenyl synthetase family protein, protein MATTPESVIPAAAGPRDWLTALGEGLSARVGEFVARRCDEQFTGRCEGALAVTALPEFVRGGKFLRSMFAYVGWCCGAPEDDAAVRAVASLELLHCFALAQDDVMDAADLRRGRPALHTQFARWHQDQGWSGSPARFGESAAILSGDLFLVWSEQMLRESGLPAATLSRGWPLYDAMRSELATGQLADLVNDARTVPSWLAVLDVLRRKSGNYTVRRPLELGAALAGSDARVSRALGVYGGLVGEAFQFRDDVLGVFGDPDVTGKPVGQDLRDRKASSVVALAVTMADTTLRRELERLLSREAVDDATVVAMRDAITASGAPDQLEKLIDKQVRRALDAIDSADVPARMAETLAVLAARCTERVR, encoded by the coding sequence ATGGCGACCACGCCGGAGAGCGTCATCCCGGCAGCGGCCGGCCCCCGCGATTGGCTGACCGCGCTCGGTGAGGGACTTTCCGCCCGCGTAGGTGAATTCGTCGCCCGACGCTGCGACGAGCAGTTCACCGGCCGGTGTGAAGGCGCACTCGCCGTCACAGCGCTGCCGGAATTCGTGCGCGGTGGCAAGTTTCTCCGGTCGATGTTCGCCTACGTCGGCTGGTGTTGCGGCGCGCCGGAAGATGACGCCGCCGTGAGGGCGGTCGCCAGTCTCGAACTACTGCACTGCTTCGCCCTTGCTCAGGACGACGTCATGGACGCTGCGGACCTGCGCCGCGGCAGACCGGCGCTGCACACGCAGTTCGCCCGCTGGCACCAGGACCAAGGCTGGAGTGGTTCACCGGCCCGTTTCGGCGAGTCCGCGGCGATCCTGTCCGGCGACTTGTTCCTGGTCTGGTCCGAACAGATGCTGCGCGAAAGCGGGCTACCGGCCGCAACTTTGTCGCGCGGATGGCCGCTCTACGACGCCATGCGCTCGGAACTGGCCACCGGACAGCTCGCCGACTTGGTCAACGACGCCCGAACCGTGCCGAGCTGGTTGGCAGTTCTGGACGTACTCCGCCGCAAGTCCGGCAACTACACCGTCCGGCGGCCTCTGGAGCTCGGCGCCGCGCTGGCCGGCTCCGACGCCCGGGTTTCCCGTGCCCTCGGTGTTTACGGCGGACTGGTCGGCGAGGCTTTCCAGTTCCGCGACGATGTCCTGGGCGTCTTCGGCGACCCGGATGTGACCGGCAAGCCCGTGGGACAGGATCTGCGCGACCGGAAGGCCTCCAGCGTCGTCGCGCTCGCGGTCACGATGGCCGACACCACGCTGCGGCGAGAGCTCGAGCGCCTCCTGAGCCGCGAAGCCGTCGACGACGCCACCGTGGTCGCAATGCGCGACGCCATCACCGCGTCCGGTGCGCCGGACCAGCTGGAGAAGCTGATCGACAAGCAGGTGCGGAGAGCCCTGGATGCGATCGACAGTGCGGACGTGCCGGCCCGGATGGCCGAAACGCTCGCCGTGCTCGCGGCACGCTGCACGGAGCGTGTCCGATGA
- a CDS encoding phytoene/squalene synthase family protein, whose product MTRKELDAAGIHDPALRSAYQRCRTLNARHGRTYFLATRLLSPPQRPPVHALYGFARWLDDIVDEPAAGATPATITAELHTVEQRFFSALAAGHSDDPLFASVIDTSARYEIANRHFRAFFRSMRMDLTVTDYPRRSALDEYVHGSAEVIGLQVLPVLGTVTGRDEAAPHAAALGKAFQLTNFLRDVGEDLARDRVYLPADELAAFGVDRDRLGWCADRGLVDRPVREALAAQIAVTRTLYDRARPGIAMLHPVSRACVATAFRLYAEILDRIERAGYNVFAHRAVVPRRRRLVVAAGALGRAQWLQLRNPSPLPPAGA is encoded by the coding sequence ATGACCCGCAAGGAACTCGACGCCGCCGGCATCCACGACCCGGCCCTGCGGTCGGCCTACCAGCGATGCCGGACGCTCAACGCGCGCCACGGCCGCACTTACTTTCTCGCGACCAGATTGCTGTCCCCGCCCCAGCGCCCGCCCGTCCACGCCTTGTACGGGTTCGCGCGGTGGCTGGACGACATCGTCGACGAGCCGGCCGCGGGAGCCACCCCCGCCACCATCACCGCGGAACTCCACACGGTCGAACAAAGGTTCTTCTCGGCACTTGCCGCCGGTCACAGCGACGATCCGCTGTTCGCTTCCGTCATCGACACCTCCGCTCGCTACGAGATCGCGAACCGGCATTTCCGCGCGTTCTTCCGATCGATGCGGATGGACCTCACGGTGACCGACTACCCGCGGCGGTCGGCGCTCGACGAGTACGTGCACGGCTCGGCGGAGGTCATCGGCCTGCAGGTGCTGCCCGTGCTCGGCACCGTCACCGGCCGCGACGAGGCGGCGCCACACGCCGCGGCGCTGGGTAAAGCGTTCCAGCTCACCAATTTCCTGCGCGACGTCGGCGAGGACCTCGCCCGCGACCGCGTCTACCTCCCGGCCGACGAGCTCGCCGCGTTCGGTGTGGACCGCGACCGCCTGGGCTGGTGCGCCGACCGCGGCCTCGTGGACCGGCCGGTGCGGGAGGCCCTCGCGGCCCAGATCGCCGTCACCCGGACGCTCTACGACCGGGCGCGGCCGGGGATCGCCATGCTGCATCCGGTGTCCCGGGCCTGCGTGGCCACCGCTTTCCGGCTCTACGCGGAGATCCTCGACCGCATCGAGCGCGCGGGGTACAACGTCTTCGCCCACCGGGCGGTGGTGCCGCGCCGGCGTCGGCTGGTGGTCGCGGCCGGCGCGCTCGGCCGGGCCCAGTGGCTGCAGCTGCGAAATCCTTCGCCGCTACCGCCGGCGGGAGCGTAA
- a CDS encoding lycopene cyclase domain-containing protein gives MGKLEYLAVLGACVLVTLPLELAGARVYRRPRRLARAVVPVALVFLVWDALAIAGGVWDYAPESLTGIRAPFGIPLEEVLFFVVIPICGVLTYEAVGLTLTALRHRAARRMRR, from the coding sequence GTGGGGAAGCTGGAATACCTGGCCGTGCTCGGTGCCTGCGTTCTGGTCACGTTGCCGCTCGAACTGGCGGGAGCCCGGGTGTACCGCCGCCCGCGCCGGCTGGCCCGCGCAGTGGTGCCCGTGGCACTCGTGTTCCTGGTGTGGGACGCCCTCGCCATCGCGGGCGGGGTGTGGGACTACGCGCCCGAGAGCCTCACCGGGATCCGGGCACCGTTCGGCATCCCGCTCGAAGAGGTCCTGTTCTTCGTCGTCATCCCGATCTGCGGCGTCCTGACCTATGAGGCGGTGGGCCTGACGCTGACAGCGTTGCGGCACCGCGCCGCGCGGCGGATGCGGCGATGA